A part of Kitasatospora acidiphila genomic DNA contains:
- a CDS encoding ETEC_3214 domain-containing protein — protein sequence MSWLSHVFQTWQGGLTVAGAVTATGGVLVTIRSFWRKTLGKGRYYAGLYEGMALSVRHDVIKRQFGEHDWQFKATFQQYEGVHGQTTDVDLLVRIWPLGKLGYLTTWCTLADDTVVMYGVTTRSRWFQPHVPVGPDYSIKLGRSRFAELPDPAQRPTGGRFAAVGARRFGYAEGHYFGNPGGYQTWIVGACDSGAPMSPPIGVYQAAAREWDEARYVQYRTSGVINSVIVAAGLSPLKVLDDRFLPYGVGPDQDRVRLSPATAVRPTLAARWRERQAQRAIGR from the coding sequence GTGAGTTGGCTAAGCCACGTGTTCCAGACCTGGCAGGGCGGGCTGACCGTGGCGGGCGCCGTCACGGCGACCGGCGGCGTCCTGGTAACCATCAGATCGTTCTGGCGCAAGACCCTGGGCAAGGGCCGGTACTACGCTGGCCTCTACGAGGGGATGGCGCTCTCGGTCCGCCACGACGTCATCAAGCGGCAGTTCGGTGAGCACGACTGGCAGTTCAAGGCCACGTTCCAGCAGTACGAAGGCGTGCACGGGCAGACCACGGACGTGGACTTGCTTGTGCGGATCTGGCCGCTGGGGAAGCTCGGCTACCTCACGACGTGGTGCACGCTGGCCGACGACACGGTGGTCATGTACGGGGTCACGACTCGCAGCAGGTGGTTCCAGCCCCATGTCCCGGTCGGCCCCGACTACTCGATCAAGCTTGGCCGCTCCCGCTTCGCTGAACTCCCGGACCCGGCCCAGCGACCGACCGGCGGCCGGTTCGCAGCTGTTGGCGCTCGACGGTTCGGCTACGCGGAGGGCCACTACTTCGGCAACCCGGGCGGGTACCAGACTTGGATCGTCGGCGCCTGCGACTCGGGCGCCCCGATGTCACCGCCGATCGGGGTCTACCAGGCTGCCGCCAGGGAATGGGATGAGGCCCGCTACGTGCAGTACCGGACCTCCGGCGTCATCAACTCGGTCATCGTCGCTGCCGGTCTGAGCCCATTGAAGGTGCTGGACGACCGGTTCCTCCCCTACGGAGTAGGCCCCGACCAGGACAGGGTGCGCCTCAGCCCCGCCACAGCGGTTCGGCCGACCTTGGCTGCCCGGTGGCGCGAGCGACAAGCGCAGCGCGCAATCGGCCGCTGA
- a CDS encoding terminase large subunit domain-containing protein: protein MTAATAELLDRYSTLPGDRRRAIAAQASPQLRDQLAKVEKDMAMRRSPGSLAAVLTAGREMQAEHLALIDDAFARIAAGESIRLLLTMPPRHGKSRRAARWAPLWYLLQRPDHRVMIASYSAELADDHGRWIRDAITTWGDQIGIALHPGSKAANRFDILGHEGGLVCAGVGGGLTGKGAHLAVVDDPIKDDAEAQSPTMRKRLWEWWQSVLLTRIEPGGSVIVIQTRWSEDDLAGRILASETAEDWIIIDLPAIADSSNDALGRKVGEPLWPARYGAKALAKIRRAVGERVWWSLYQQKPRPQEGGVWKREWIDQHRITAVAFSGLDMARVVVAVDPAGGESLVGDETGVVGMALGYDDHLYVLDDRSANMGANDWGINACRLAMELKADAIVVESNYGGDMARQVVTQAWDQLARDGETRGLLMPMILEVTAKVGKRLRAEPIAQLYEQGRVHHVGHYAELEGQMVTWVAGMDSPDRMDATVHGLTELADPDQLAMLPKGLDDGRLDGRR from the coding sequence GTGACGGCCGCGACCGCCGAACTCCTCGACCGCTACAGCACGCTGCCCGGCGACCGGCGCCGAGCCATCGCCGCTCAGGCTTCACCGCAGCTGCGGGACCAGCTCGCCAAGGTCGAGAAGGACATGGCGATGCGCCGCTCCCCGGGCTCGCTCGCTGCCGTCCTCACCGCAGGCCGGGAGATGCAGGCCGAGCACTTGGCCCTCATCGACGACGCCTTCGCCCGCATCGCGGCCGGCGAGTCCATCCGGCTCCTGCTGACCATGCCGCCGCGGCACGGCAAGTCCCGCCGTGCCGCCCGGTGGGCGCCGCTCTGGTACCTGCTCCAGCGCCCCGACCACCGCGTCATGATCGCCAGCTACTCCGCCGAGCTCGCCGACGACCATGGCCGATGGATCCGCGACGCCATCACCACGTGGGGCGATCAGATCGGCATCGCCCTCCACCCCGGCTCCAAGGCCGCGAACCGGTTCGACATCCTCGGCCACGAGGGCGGCCTGGTCTGCGCCGGCGTCGGCGGCGGCCTCACCGGCAAGGGCGCGCACCTCGCCGTCGTGGACGACCCGATCAAGGACGACGCCGAAGCCCAGTCCCCGACGATGCGCAAGCGCCTGTGGGAGTGGTGGCAGTCCGTCCTCCTCACCCGCATCGAGCCCGGCGGCAGCGTGATCGTCATCCAGACCAGGTGGAGCGAAGACGACCTCGCCGGGCGCATTCTCGCCAGCGAGACCGCCGAGGACTGGATCATCATCGACCTCCCGGCGATCGCGGACAGCTCGAACGACGCGCTCGGCCGCAAGGTCGGCGAACCGCTTTGGCCCGCCCGGTACGGCGCGAAGGCCCTGGCGAAGATCCGCCGCGCGGTCGGCGAGCGCGTCTGGTGGTCGCTCTACCAGCAGAAGCCCCGCCCGCAGGAAGGCGGCGTGTGGAAGCGGGAGTGGATCGACCAGCACCGCATCACCGCCGTAGCGTTCAGCGGCCTCGACATGGCCCGGGTCGTCGTCGCCGTGGACCCAGCCGGCGGCGAGAGCCTGGTAGGTGACGAGACCGGCGTTGTCGGCATGGCCCTCGGCTACGACGATCACCTGTACGTGCTGGACGACCGCTCCGCGAACATGGGCGCCAACGACTGGGGCATCAACGCGTGCCGCCTCGCCATGGAGCTGAAGGCTGACGCCATCGTGGTCGAGTCCAACTACGGAGGCGACATGGCCCGCCAGGTCGTCACCCAGGCCTGGGACCAGCTCGCCCGCGACGGCGAGACCCGAGGCCTGCTGATGCCGATGATCCTGGAGGTCACCGCCAAGGTCGGCAAGCGCCTGCGCGCCGAGCCGATCGCGCAGCTGTACGAGCAGGGCCGTGTCCACCATGTCGGCCACTATGCCGAGCTGGAGGGCCAGATGGTCACCTGGGTCGCTGGCATGGACTCGCCGGACCGGATGGACGCCACTGTGCACGGCCTCACCGAACTCGCTGACCCGGACCAGCTCGCCATGCTGCCGAAGGGCTTGGATGATGGTCGCCTCGACGGGCGCCGGTAG
- a CDS encoding head decoration protein produces the protein MTIQPVSSSAQFSTDRSWLASLHGTDSTETITLDITKFTAGVHYQVSADTTQPYSRVLSGVPVGKITASGLFGPYDPAATDGRQVLAGLVFAETLFAPTQTKVPAALLWHGVVRVAKVPGGIDPSKITSSVTGPQIRFI, from the coding sequence TTGACCATCCAGCCGGTCAGCTCGTCGGCGCAGTTCAGCACCGATCGGTCCTGGCTCGCGTCGCTGCACGGCACCGACAGCACTGAGACGATCACCCTCGACATCACCAAGTTCACCGCCGGTGTGCACTACCAGGTGTCCGCCGACACCACCCAGCCCTACAGCCGGGTCCTGTCCGGCGTGCCGGTCGGGAAGATCACAGCGAGCGGGCTGTTTGGCCCGTACGACCCGGCTGCGACCGATGGCCGCCAGGTGCTGGCCGGTCTGGTGTTCGCCGAGACGCTGTTCGCGCCCACCCAGACGAAGGTGCCGGCCGCGCTGCTGTGGCACGGCGTGGTGAGGGTAGCGAAGGTGCCCGGCGGGATCGACCCGTCGAAGATCACGTCGTCCGTGACCGGACCCCAGATCCGCTTCATCTAA